One genomic region from Spirulina subsalsa PCC 9445 encodes:
- a CDS encoding type II toxin-antitoxin system VapC family toxin, with translation MIIVDTGFWVALANKNDNYHEAAKQTFGQYNEPLITTWCVVTETCYFLQGRRGVQSSVTFINAMSEGLFQVFEIKPYHVSKLKDLMNKYRDVPMDLADASLVLLAEEYKTGRILSLDIKDFSIYQWNNKNYFENLFMF, from the coding sequence ATGATTATTGTTGATACTGGCTTCTGGGTTGCCTTAGCCAACAAAAATGATAACTACCATGAAGCAGCTAAACAAACTTTCGGTCAATATAATGAACCTTTGATAACCACCTGGTGTGTTGTAACCGAAACTTGCTACTTTCTACAAGGTCGTCGGGGAGTTCAATCTTCAGTTACCTTTATTAATGCCATGTCTGAGGGATTATTTCAAGTTTTTGAAATTAAGCCTTACCATGTTTCTAAGCTCAAAGATTTGATGAATAAATATCGCGATGTTCCGATGGATTTAGCAGACGCATCCCTAGTTCTGTTAGCAGAAGAATACAAAACCGGACGAATTTTATCATTAGACATTAAAGATTTTAGTATTTATCAATGGAATAATAAAAATTATTTTGAGAATCTTTTCATGTTTTAA